In one Rhodococcus sp. B50 genomic region, the following are encoded:
- a CDS encoding DUF5130 domain-containing protein — protein sequence MASGDVIQRPVVVPENLPHGAALTASGRISAVRGLGQAFTGAPFKDRDLITLDDTLTHAVRITNVRFTVYIGDDANPAAATDALLPTTPDAENSVLVAVFPNQRSIEVRSGRTAADRATDRVLQLGVTAAVSSFGQGNLLDGITSAVRVIANAMVAP from the coding sequence GTGGCAAGTGGTGACGTGATCCAGCGTCCGGTCGTCGTGCCGGAGAACCTGCCGCACGGTGCGGCACTCACCGCGAGCGGACGAATCTCCGCGGTGCGCGGTCTCGGCCAGGCGTTCACGGGTGCGCCGTTCAAGGACCGCGACCTCATCACCCTCGACGACACGCTCACGCACGCCGTGCGGATCACCAATGTGCGCTTCACGGTGTACATCGGTGACGACGCGAATCCGGCCGCGGCGACCGACGCTCTGCTTCCGACGACGCCGGATGCCGAGAACTCGGTCCTCGTCGCCGTCTTCCCGAACCAGCGGAGCATCGAAGTCCGCTCGGGCCGCACCGCCGCCGATCGCGCCACCGACCGGGTGCTGCAGCTCGGCGTGACCGCGGCCGTGTCGTCGTTCGGTCAGGGGAACCTGCTCGACGGCATTACCAGCGCCGTCCGCGTCATCGCGAACGCCATGGTCGCTCCCTAG
- the ctaJ gene encoding aa3-type cytochrome oxidase subunit CtaJ: MSILETTLIFVGIPLLIVLVFGGLSFVMSKYPGSTPSDDPYTLDRKWEHEPLLWTATDESTHPWKYPHHGHGHAALTSAELIGGTASGKW; this comes from the coding sequence GTGAGCATTCTCGAGACAACCCTGATCTTCGTCGGCATCCCGCTGCTGATCGTCTTGGTCTTCGGTGGGCTGTCCTTCGTCATGAGCAAGTACCCGGGGTCCACCCCGTCGGACGACCCGTACACGCTCGACCGGAAATGGGAGCACGAGCCGCTCCTGTGGACCGCGACCGACGAATCGACCCATCCCTGGAAATACCCGCATCATGGTCACGGTCATGCCGCTCTGACCTCGGCGGAGCTGATCGGAGGTACCGCAAGTGGCAAGTGGTGA
- a CDS encoding HNH endonuclease, giving the protein MKHSSSSHRQLPPADAPAGVPGATTLRMVHDSTATVPDWLKRRVLLLNATYEPLTALPARRAVVLMTGGKADTVHDDPLAPLVRSAEWSVQLPSVIRLRNYVRVPYHARVPLTRAALMHRDRNRCAYCGGKAETIDHVVPRSRGGEHTWENCVACCAPCNHRKADKLLTELGWALRVVPNPPKGRHWRLLATLPELHPTWLPYLGEGAA; this is encoded by the coding sequence ATGAAGCACAGCAGCAGCTCGCATCGACAACTCCCGCCCGCGGACGCCCCTGCAGGGGTGCCGGGGGCCACCACACTGCGCATGGTGCACGACAGCACCGCGACGGTACCCGACTGGTTGAAACGTCGAGTGTTGCTGCTCAACGCCACCTACGAGCCGCTCACCGCCCTGCCTGCCCGCAGGGCCGTGGTCCTGATGACCGGGGGCAAGGCCGATACCGTGCACGACGATCCGCTCGCGCCGCTCGTGCGGTCGGCCGAATGGTCCGTGCAATTACCGTCCGTGATCCGTCTGCGCAACTACGTGCGCGTTCCGTATCATGCGCGGGTGCCGCTCACCCGGGCCGCGCTCATGCATCGCGACCGGAACCGGTGTGCCTACTGCGGGGGCAAAGCCGAGACGATCGACCACGTGGTGCCACGCAGTCGCGGCGGCGAGCACACCTGGGAGAACTGCGTCGCGTGCTGCGCGCCGTGCAACCACCGCAAGGCCGACAAGCTGCTCACCGAACTCGGGTGGGCCCTGCGTGTGGTACCGAATCCGCCGAAGGGCCGGCACTGGCGTCTGCTCGCCACCCTGCCCGAATTGCATCCCACCTGGTTGCCGTATCTGGGAGAGGGCGCGGCCTGA
- a CDS encoding globin — protein MSDEQTFYDAVGGAETFRRLTARFYEEVARDEVVRPLYPEEDLGPAERRMRMFLEQYWGGPRTYSEERGHPRLRMRHHPFRIGPLERDAWLRCMHTAIASIEETTLDDEHRRQLVDYMNMAADSMMNSPI, from the coding sequence ATGAGTGACGAGCAGACCTTCTACGACGCGGTCGGCGGCGCCGAGACATTCCGTCGGCTCACGGCGCGGTTCTACGAAGAGGTTGCACGGGACGAGGTCGTCCGGCCTCTGTACCCCGAGGAGGATCTCGGTCCGGCCGAGCGGCGCATGCGGATGTTCCTGGAGCAGTACTGGGGCGGTCCGCGCACCTACTCGGAGGAGCGGGGGCACCCGCGACTGCGCATGCGTCATCATCCCTTCCGGATCGGGCCGCTCGAACGCGACGCCTGGTTGCGATGCATGCACACCGCGATCGCGTCGATCGAGGAGACGACACTCGACGACGAGCATCGTCGCCAACTCGTCGACTACATGAACATGGCCGCCGATTCGATGATGAACTCGCCTATCTGA
- a CDS encoding cupin domain-containing protein — protein MNTTSIVAVRLDDVELRDDPIDPSWIREGAPEARSGQWATSADRTTTTHVWDCTAGRFDWHFGVDEIVHIVEGSVIVSSADSEPRTLRAGDAALFRAGTTALWEVPEYVRKHAVLRRHLSPVARFTQRVEDRLRRILGR, from the coding sequence ATGAATACGACATCGATCGTCGCGGTCCGGCTGGACGATGTGGAATTGCGTGACGACCCGATCGATCCTTCATGGATCCGCGAGGGCGCGCCGGAGGCGCGCAGTGGTCAGTGGGCGACCAGCGCCGACCGCACCACCACCACGCATGTGTGGGACTGCACCGCCGGCCGCTTCGACTGGCATTTCGGTGTCGACGAGATCGTCCACATCGTGGAGGGCTCGGTGATCGTCTCGTCCGCCGACTCCGAACCCCGCACGCTGCGGGCCGGGGACGCGGCGCTCTTCCGCGCCGGGACCACCGCGCTGTGGGAGGTCCCCGAGTACGTGCGCAAGCACGCCGTCCTACGTCGCCACCTGTCGCCCGTGGCGCGGTTCACCCAGCGGGTCGAGGACCGCCTGCGGCGGATACTGGGTCGCTGA
- a CDS encoding glycoside hydrolase family 13 protein codes for MTSVSHPAARISGRPDPTAPWWRSAVFYQVYPRSFADTNGDGIGDLAGVRSRLGYLELLGIDAIWLNPVMRSPMADHGYDVSDPRDIDPLFGDLADLEALVADAHARGIRVVMDLVPNHVSVEHRWFRAALEAGPGSRERRRFHFRDGRGPDGSAPPNNWPSVFGGPAWTRITEPDGTPGQWYLHVFAPGQPDLNWDDEEVVEDLGKTLRFWLDRGVDGFRIDVAHGMAKPADLPDHDGWETNELLGHSPADPRFNNPEVHDIHRRLRRVFDEYPGAVAIGEIWVDDHERFAEYLRPDELHLAFDFHLTLSDWDADAIRDAVEKGLAAVTSVQASPTWTLSNHDVDREVTRYGDGEVGTARARAMILVALALPGAVFVYNGAELGLPNVDLPDEVLQDPVWERSGRTERGRDGCRVPLPWEGGAPPFGFTSAQSAWLPQPPEWSALTVEAQLEDMDSTLSLYRRSIEIRKERTEFEGNDVAWYGSPAGCLAFRRPGGLTCVLNAGDVAVELPPGEVLLASRTLTGRELPPDTAAWLV; via the coding sequence ATGACTTCCGTGTCCCACCCCGCAGCCCGGATCTCCGGACGCCCCGACCCGACGGCGCCGTGGTGGCGCAGTGCGGTCTTCTACCAGGTCTATCCCCGGTCGTTCGCCGACACGAACGGTGACGGCATCGGGGATCTGGCGGGGGTGCGCAGCCGTCTCGGTTATCTCGAACTCCTCGGAATCGACGCGATCTGGCTCAACCCGGTGATGCGTTCGCCGATGGCCGACCACGGCTACGACGTGTCCGACCCCCGCGACATCGACCCGCTGTTCGGGGATCTTGCCGATCTCGAGGCGCTGGTCGCCGACGCCCATGCGCGCGGGATCCGGGTGGTGATGGACCTCGTACCCAACCATGTCAGCGTCGAACATCGATGGTTCCGGGCAGCGCTCGAGGCAGGTCCGGGCAGCCGCGAACGTCGGCGGTTCCATTTCCGGGACGGCCGGGGTCCGGACGGCAGCGCACCACCGAACAACTGGCCGAGCGTCTTCGGTGGTCCTGCCTGGACCCGCATCACCGAACCCGACGGCACGCCGGGTCAGTGGTATCTGCACGTGTTCGCACCCGGGCAACCCGACCTCAACTGGGACGACGAGGAGGTAGTCGAAGATCTCGGCAAGACCCTGCGGTTCTGGCTGGACCGGGGCGTGGACGGTTTCCGGATCGACGTCGCCCACGGCATGGCCAAGCCGGCAGACCTGCCCGATCATGACGGGTGGGAGACCAACGAACTGCTCGGACACTCCCCCGCCGACCCGCGATTCAACAATCCCGAGGTCCACGACATCCACCGCCGGCTCCGGCGGGTCTTCGACGAGTACCCGGGCGCGGTGGCGATCGGTGAGATCTGGGTCGACGACCACGAACGGTTCGCCGAGTACCTGCGACCGGACGAACTCCACCTCGCCTTCGACTTCCATCTCACGCTGTCGGACTGGGACGCCGACGCCATCCGCGACGCCGTAGAGAAAGGCCTGGCCGCGGTGACGTCGGTGCAGGCCTCACCGACGTGGACCCTGTCGAACCACGACGTGGACCGCGAGGTCACCCGCTACGGAGACGGAGAGGTCGGGACGGCACGAGCACGCGCGATGATCCTCGTCGCCCTCGCTCTCCCGGGAGCGGTGTTCGTCTACAACGGCGCCGAACTGGGACTGCCGAACGTCGACCTGCCCGACGAGGTGCTGCAGGATCCGGTGTGGGAACGATCCGGGCGTACCGAACGCGGACGCGACGGGTGCCGCGTGCCGCTGCCCTGGGAGGGCGGGGCGCCACCGTTCGGGTTCACCTCCGCGCAGTCCGCATGGCTACCACAACCTCCGGAATGGTCGGCGCTGACCGTGGAGGCACAACTCGAGGACATGGACTCGACGCTCTCGCTGTACCGCCGGTCGATCGAGATCCGTAAGGAACGAACGGAGTTCGAAGGCAACGACGTCGCCTGGTACGGAAGCCCGGCAGGATGCCTGGCGTTCCGTCGCCCCGGTGGCCTGACGTGCGTGCTCAACGCCGGCGACGTCGCGGTCGAACTGCCGCCCGGTGAGGTGCTGCTCGCGAGCAGGACGCTCACCGGACGCGAACTGCCACCGGATACCGCCGCCTGGCTGGTGTGA
- a CDS encoding acyl-CoA thioesterase, which translates to MSGAGEQFGFHTEVMVRWSDMDVFQHINHARMVTLLEEARIPWLFADGRPTRDLREGAVIADLHVRYRGQLRHDDGPLDVLMWTEKVRAVDFTIGYEVRPSGAPVDSAPAVVASTQIAAFDIETQRLRRLTEAERQFLRQWQRD; encoded by the coding sequence GTGAGCGGTGCGGGCGAACAGTTCGGTTTCCACACCGAGGTGATGGTGCGGTGGTCCGATATGGACGTCTTCCAGCACATCAACCACGCACGGATGGTCACGCTCCTCGAAGAAGCGCGGATCCCGTGGTTGTTCGCCGATGGTCGCCCCACCCGTGACCTGCGCGAGGGGGCCGTCATCGCCGATCTCCACGTCCGCTACCGAGGCCAGTTGCGCCACGACGACGGTCCGCTCGACGTGCTGATGTGGACGGAGAAGGTACGCGCGGTCGACTTCACGATCGGTTACGAGGTGCGGCCGAGCGGTGCCCCGGTCGATTCGGCGCCGGCCGTGGTCGCGTCCACCCAGATCGCGGCGTTCGACATCGAGACCCAGCGCCTGCGCCGGCTCACCGAGGCCGAGCGCCAGTTCCTGCGGCAGTGGCAACGTGACTGA
- a CDS encoding NAD-glutamate dehydrogenase, which translates to MVDPAVAQKNSTGSDVSPEVVLERIYERSGEFTTDPGAAALEHVHLGRHREEGTAVVGVRRTDTLGVAVQIVTDDMPLLVESVLALLSRLGVSVGAVIHPVLSARRTAAGDLERLADEGGGTSGGTPESWMHIQLRGPVDDESVDEIEHGLRRVLSDVRQVASDSDAMHALQRDIADAFDALAAHPLTQYTADELAETAALLRWLSGGNFTLLGYRRYDFVPDGGANVRAAPVSGSGRGVLRTDAEVGDPLDLPGEVGTGPRPLLVLTQGALPATVHRSVYPYFVGVARLDADGAVIGEDRFLGVLTVTALHENILDIPVVSRRVREVVARARVDLSSYSGQAMLEIMQTVPRAELFSMDADTLYETVSAVVDIRRQVRLFVRVDTYGRYISCLVYLPRDRYTTKVRVAIQDILLREFGGGVLDYTARVSERDLALLHVTIRFSGRARREVDTSEDNRLRIQAMLAEVTRNWADRLGEAAAVTGGLDPLSVQRYAEVVPEAYKEDFDSERALFDLMRLEALDSGDLDTHLYRPGSDDPLSLRFTLYVADETVTLGRILPVLQSLGVEVVDERPYRLPRPDGIDCWIYDFGLCLPEDIEPDVVETDPTLAGRLTETFTVAWRGAVETDRFNQLVLRAGLTWRQVVLLRAYAKYLRQTEFPYSQYNIEGVLLGAPHTAALLAGLFEARFDPDSASAEREREIVDDITATIAEVTALATDRILRGLFSLIRATLRTNFYVAGGIGDEHPDGRALSLKFDPQRIAELPQPRPAFEVFVYAPDVEGVHMRFGPVARGGLRWSDRREDFRTEVLGLVKAQAVKNAVIVPVGAKGGFVVKHAPRPTGDADADRRAVRERGQRCYRCFIAGLLDITDNLDAARNQAVPPRRVVRHDEDDPYLVVAADKGTASFSDLANSVAAEYGYWLGDAFASGGSAGYDHKEMGITARGAWESVRRHFRELGSDPQTDDFTVVGIGDMSGDVFGNGMLLSRHIRLVAAFDHRHIFLDPDPDPQRSFDERRRLFELPRSSWRDYSEEVISAGGGVWERTAKSVPVGPEVRAVLDLPDDIAELPPPELIRAILCAPVDLLWNGGVGTYVKASTETHAEVGDKSNDGVRVDGRDLRARAVGEGGNLGVTQRGRIEFARAGGKINTDAIDNSAGVDSSDREVNIKILLDAMVTAGELAAEDRNPLLASMTDDVADLVLADNISQNAVLGLERTVAPSLLGVHRRLLAALELDRGLDRDLEALPDEAEFDRRAAAGEGLTSPELSQLLAHVKLALVDDLLATDLPDSETFAAILPDYFPPALRERFRTGIRAHPLRRQIVATLLANTTVDNGGPSYVYRLAEEAGATATDAIRAYAAVTTVFGLPGLWDEIRAAGLPVDIEDDLLLESRRVLDRASRRLLATRPQPLAVGAEISRYRDAFARLAPRVGKWMRGHHAEDFERRTRPLLERGAPEELTGVVFRLLDQFPLLDVIDIADIEQRDEAEVADLYYALDAHLGVDRLLTAVSGLERGDRWHSLARLALRDDLYGSLRSLVLDVLAGAEPGESTEEMIEDWESSNGSKLVRARAALDEIFASGSLDLATLSVAARQIRGMVRTGASDRR; encoded by the coding sequence ATGGTCGATCCGGCTGTGGCGCAGAAAAATTCAACGGGCAGCGATGTCTCTCCCGAGGTCGTCCTCGAACGGATCTACGAGCGCTCCGGAGAATTCACGACCGATCCCGGCGCAGCCGCGCTCGAACACGTACACCTCGGCCGTCACCGTGAAGAGGGCACTGCGGTCGTCGGCGTGCGCCGCACCGACACCCTCGGTGTCGCCGTGCAGATCGTCACCGACGACATGCCGTTGCTCGTCGAGTCGGTGCTGGCGTTGCTCTCGCGGCTGGGTGTCTCGGTCGGGGCCGTCATCCACCCGGTCCTGTCGGCGCGACGAACCGCGGCGGGTGACCTCGAACGCCTGGCCGACGAAGGGGGCGGTACCTCCGGTGGAACACCCGAATCGTGGATGCACATCCAGCTGCGCGGACCCGTCGACGACGAGTCGGTCGACGAGATCGAGCACGGACTGCGGCGCGTGCTGTCCGACGTGCGCCAGGTGGCCTCGGACTCGGACGCGATGCACGCCCTGCAGCGCGACATCGCGGACGCGTTCGACGCCCTGGCGGCTCATCCACTCACGCAGTACACGGCCGACGAGCTCGCCGAGACCGCCGCACTGCTGCGATGGCTGAGCGGCGGCAACTTCACCCTCCTCGGCTACCGGCGCTACGACTTCGTCCCCGACGGTGGCGCGAACGTGCGCGCCGCGCCCGTGTCCGGCAGCGGTAGGGGAGTGTTGCGCACCGATGCGGAGGTGGGGGACCCGCTCGACCTGCCCGGTGAGGTCGGCACGGGCCCTCGCCCGCTGCTCGTACTCACCCAGGGGGCCCTTCCCGCCACCGTGCACCGGTCCGTCTACCCGTACTTCGTCGGCGTCGCCCGGCTCGACGCCGACGGCGCGGTCATCGGGGAGGATCGTTTCCTCGGCGTCCTCACGGTGACGGCGCTGCACGAGAACATCCTCGACATCCCTGTGGTGTCGCGTCGCGTGCGTGAGGTCGTCGCGCGGGCGCGGGTCGACCTGTCGTCCTACAGCGGTCAGGCGATGCTCGAGATCATGCAGACGGTGCCGCGCGCGGAGCTGTTCTCCATGGATGCCGACACCCTCTACGAGACCGTCAGCGCCGTGGTCGACATCCGCCGGCAGGTGCGGTTGTTCGTGCGCGTCGACACTTACGGACGGTACATCTCGTGTCTGGTCTACCTGCCGCGCGACCGTTATACGACGAAGGTGCGCGTGGCGATCCAGGACATCCTGCTGCGCGAGTTCGGTGGTGGCGTGCTCGACTACACCGCCCGTGTCTCCGAACGCGACCTGGCGTTGCTGCACGTGACGATCCGGTTCTCCGGGCGCGCGCGTCGCGAGGTGGATACTTCCGAGGACAACCGTCTGCGCATCCAGGCGATGCTCGCGGAGGTGACCCGCAACTGGGCCGATCGCCTCGGGGAAGCAGCCGCCGTCACCGGCGGTCTCGATCCGTTGTCGGTGCAGCGGTACGCCGAGGTCGTGCCCGAGGCGTACAAAGAGGATTTCGATTCCGAACGCGCCCTGTTCGATCTGATGCGTCTCGAAGCGCTCGACTCGGGCGATCTCGACACGCATCTCTACCGGCCCGGGTCGGACGATCCGCTGTCGTTGCGCTTCACCCTGTACGTGGCGGACGAGACGGTCACTCTCGGCCGGATCCTGCCGGTCCTGCAGAGTCTCGGTGTCGAGGTCGTCGACGAGCGGCCGTACCGGTTGCCACGTCCGGACGGAATAGATTGCTGGATCTACGATTTCGGACTCTGCCTGCCCGAGGACATCGAGCCCGACGTCGTCGAGACCGACCCGACACTGGCGGGGCGTCTGACCGAGACCTTCACCGTGGCATGGCGGGGTGCGGTCGAGACCGACCGCTTCAATCAGCTCGTGCTGCGCGCCGGGCTCACCTGGAGACAGGTCGTGCTGCTGCGGGCGTACGCGAAATACTTGCGTCAGACCGAATTCCCATACAGCCAGTACAACATCGAAGGCGTACTGCTCGGTGCCCCGCACACCGCGGCCCTGCTCGCCGGACTGTTCGAGGCCCGGTTCGATCCGGACAGCGCGTCCGCCGAACGTGAACGTGAGATCGTCGACGACATCACCGCGACGATTGCCGAGGTCACCGCGCTGGCTACCGACCGGATCCTCCGGGGTTTGTTCTCACTGATCCGTGCCACGCTCCGCACCAACTTCTACGTGGCCGGCGGAATCGGGGACGAGCACCCGGACGGACGAGCGTTGTCGCTCAAATTCGATCCGCAGCGCATCGCCGAACTGCCCCAGCCACGACCGGCTTTCGAGGTGTTCGTCTACGCCCCGGACGTCGAGGGCGTCCACATGCGGTTCGGTCCCGTCGCCCGCGGTGGTCTGCGCTGGTCCGACCGCCGGGAGGACTTCCGGACCGAAGTGCTCGGTCTGGTCAAGGCGCAGGCCGTGAAGAACGCGGTGATCGTGCCGGTGGGAGCGAAGGGCGGGTTCGTCGTCAAGCACGCTCCGCGTCCGACCGGCGACGCCGACGCCGATCGTCGCGCCGTCCGAGAGCGCGGCCAACGGTGCTATCGGTGTTTCATCGCCGGTCTGCTCGACATCACCGACAATCTCGACGCGGCCCGAAACCAAGCGGTCCCGCCGCGACGGGTCGTGCGCCACGACGAGGACGACCCGTACCTCGTGGTCGCCGCGGACAAGGGCACCGCATCGTTCTCCGACCTCGCGAATTCCGTTGCTGCGGAATATGGTTACTGGCTCGGCGATGCGTTCGCCTCCGGTGGTTCCGCCGGTTACGACCACAAGGAGATGGGCATCACCGCGCGCGGTGCGTGGGAGAGCGTGCGGCGCCACTTCCGCGAACTCGGATCCGACCCGCAGACCGACGATTTCACCGTGGTCGGCATCGGCGACATGAGCGGCGACGTCTTCGGCAACGGCATGCTGCTCAGCCGGCACATCAGGCTCGTTGCGGCGTTCGACCACCGTCACATCTTCCTCGACCCCGACCCCGACCCGCAGCGGTCGTTCGACGAGCGTCGCCGGCTGTTCGAACTGCCCCGGTCGTCGTGGAGGGACTACTCGGAAGAGGTCATCTCGGCAGGAGGTGGGGTGTGGGAGCGGACGGCGAAGTCGGTGCCCGTCGGCCCCGAGGTCCGCGCGGTACTCGACCTGCCCGACGACATCGCCGAACTCCCACCGCCCGAACTGATCCGCGCGATCCTGTGTGCACCGGTCGACCTCCTGTGGAACGGCGGCGTGGGCACCTACGTCAAGGCGTCGACGGAAACCCACGCGGAAGTGGGGGACAAGAGCAACGACGGCGTGCGCGTCGACGGACGAGATCTGCGGGCCCGGGCCGTGGGCGAAGGCGGCAATCTCGGTGTCACGCAACGCGGCCGCATCGAGTTCGCCCGGGCCGGCGGCAAGATCAATACCGATGCGATCGACAACTCGGCCGGTGTCGACAGCTCCGACCGGGAGGTCAACATCAAGATCCTGCTCGACGCCATGGTCACCGCCGGTGAACTCGCGGCGGAGGACCGCAATCCGCTGCTCGCGTCGATGACCGACGACGTCGCCGATCTCGTTCTCGCCGACAATATCTCGCAGAACGCCGTGCTCGGCCTGGAGCGGACCGTCGCACCGTCCCTGTTGGGGGTGCATCGTCGGTTGCTCGCAGCCCTCGAACTGGATCGGGGACTCGACCGCGATCTCGAGGCGCTGCCCGACGAGGCCGAGTTCGACCGCCGCGCAGCCGCTGGGGAGGGATTGACGTCGCCGGAGCTGTCGCAGCTCCTCGCTCACGTCAAACTCGCCCTGGTCGACGACCTGCTCGCCACGGATCTGCCCGACAGCGAGACCTTCGCGGCGATCCTGCCCGACTATTTCCCGCCGGCTCTGCGTGAGCGGTTCCGCACCGGGATCCGGGCGCACCCGCTGCGCCGCCAGATCGTCGCGACCCTGCTGGCGAACACCACCGTCGACAACGGTGGCCCCAGCTACGTCTACCGACTCGCCGAGGAGGCCGGGGCGACGGCGACCGACGCCATCCGCGCCTACGCCGCCGTCACCACCGTCTTCGGGTTGCCGGGACTGTGGGACGAGATCCGGGCCGCGGGGTTGCCCGTCGACATCGAGGACGATCTGCTGCTCGAATCCCGCCGGGTCCTCGACCGGGCGTCGCGTCGACTCCTCGCCACACGACCGCAACCCCTCGCCGTCGGCGCCGAGATCAGCCGCTACCGCGACGCCTTCGCCCGTCTGGCCCCGCGGGTCGGGAAGTGGATGCGCGGACACCATGCCGAGGACTTCGAGCGTCGCACCCGTCCCCTCCTCGAGCGGGGAGCACCGGAGGAGCTGACAGGCGTCGTCTTCCGGCTTCTCGACCAGTTCCCGCTGCTCGACGTCATCGACATCGCCGACATCGAGCAGCGCGACGAAGCCGAGGTCGCCGACCTCTACTACGCCCTCGACGCGCATCTCGGCGTCGACCGCCTGCTCACCGCGGTCTCCGGCCTCGAACGGGGCGACCGCTGGCACTCGCTGGCACGACTCGCGCTGCGCGACGACCTGTACGGATCGCTGCGTTCACTCGTTCTCGACGTGCTGGCCGGCGCCGAACCCGGGGAATCGACCGAGGAGATGATCGAGGACTGGGAGTCGTCCAACGGATCCAAACTCGTGCGTGCGAGGGCGGCGCTCGACGAGATCTTCGCGTCTGGAAGTCTGGACCTCGCCACCCTGTCGGTGGCGGCGCGACAGATCAGGGGCATGGTGCGCACGGGCGCATCCGATCGGAGGTAA
- a CDS encoding acyl-CoA thioesterase, which yields MTEQNDHRPYRCPIEVRWGDSDRLGHVNNAKVVEYLQEGRIKFFLSELPSRDAVVVRKMDVEFLRPLKDSSAPIEVETAVLRLGTSSFTVRQTILDREGVVCAVGDTVLVGFDPGTDTSRPLSDEVRAVLDRHRIATTV from the coding sequence GTGACTGAGCAGAACGATCACCGGCCCTACCGGTGCCCGATCGAGGTGCGCTGGGGCGACTCCGACCGGCTCGGACACGTCAACAACGCCAAGGTCGTCGAGTACCTGCAGGAAGGGCGCATCAAGTTCTTCCTGAGCGAGCTCCCGTCGCGCGACGCAGTCGTCGTCCGGAAGATGGACGTCGAGTTCCTGCGGCCGCTCAAGGACTCGTCGGCGCCGATCGAGGTCGAGACGGCGGTGCTGCGTCTCGGCACGAGCTCGTTCACGGTGCGCCAGACGATCCTCGACAGGGAGGGCGTCGTGTGCGCCGTCGGCGACACCGTGCTCGTCGGCTTCGATCCCGGGACCGACACGTCCCGGCCTCTGAGCGACGAGGTGCGGGCGGTGCTGGACCGGCACCGCATCGCCACTACCGTCTGA